The following proteins come from a genomic window of Pyxidicoccus sp. MSG2:
- a CDS encoding saccharopine dehydrogenase family protein: MSKSSAEFDVIVWGATGFTGRLVAEYLAQTRDSHRARWALAGRDLKKLEEVRRGLATQVASCAELPLLVADAKDAASLDALVTRTRVVCTTVGPYAKYGNELVAACARAGTDYCDLTGEVQWMRRMIDDHHEQARASGARIVHTCGFDSIPSDLGTLMMQEHMREKHGGHLGSVRLYMGPMRAGASGGTVASLMQALEEVAVDRSVRRVLVNPHALDPDPRQPRNPAERDLATVRYSQESGQWTGPFVMASVNTRVVRRSHALLGFPWGRDFLYTEVAGYGAGVKGLTRATSMTAGLGGFFVALQVKPLRKLLESKVLPAPGQGPSAEERERGFFVAQLLGEGKSPRTGREVKLKGKVAAKGDPGYAATARMLSEAALSLAFDANPTQGGVLTPASCMGLRLVERLRKAGMTFEVQELAA; encoded by the coding sequence ATGAGCAAGTCCTCCGCCGAATTCGACGTCATCGTGTGGGGCGCCACCGGCTTCACCGGACGCCTCGTCGCCGAGTACCTCGCCCAGACCCGGGACTCCCACCGCGCGCGGTGGGCCCTGGCGGGACGCGACCTCAAGAAGCTGGAGGAGGTGCGCCGGGGCCTGGCCACGCAGGTTGCCTCGTGCGCGGAGCTGCCGCTGCTGGTGGCGGACGCGAAAGACGCGGCGTCGCTGGATGCGCTGGTGACTCGCACCCGCGTGGTGTGCACCACCGTGGGGCCGTACGCGAAGTACGGCAACGAGTTGGTGGCGGCCTGCGCCCGCGCTGGCACGGACTACTGCGACCTGACGGGCGAGGTGCAGTGGATGCGGCGGATGATTGACGACCACCACGAACAGGCCCGGGCGAGCGGCGCGCGCATCGTCCACACGTGCGGCTTCGACTCGATTCCGTCGGACCTGGGCACGCTGATGATGCAGGAGCACATGCGCGAGAAGCATGGCGGGCACCTGGGCTCGGTGCGCCTCTACATGGGGCCGATGCGCGCGGGCGCCAGCGGCGGCACGGTGGCGAGCCTCATGCAGGCGCTGGAGGAGGTGGCCGTGGACCGCTCGGTGCGGCGCGTGCTCGTCAACCCTCACGCGCTGGACCCGGACCCGCGCCAGCCGCGCAACCCGGCCGAGCGCGACCTGGCGACGGTGCGCTACAGCCAGGAGTCGGGGCAGTGGACGGGGCCCTTCGTCATGGCCTCGGTGAACACGCGCGTGGTGCGGCGCAGCCATGCGCTGCTCGGCTTTCCGTGGGGGCGCGACTTCCTCTACACCGAGGTGGCGGGCTACGGCGCCGGCGTGAAGGGGCTGACGCGGGCCACGAGCATGACGGCGGGCCTGGGTGGCTTCTTCGTCGCCCTCCAGGTCAAGCCGCTGCGCAAGCTGCTGGAGTCGAAGGTGCTGCCCGCGCCGGGGCAGGGGCCCTCCGCGGAGGAGCGCGAGCGGGGCTTCTTCGTGGCGCAGTTGCTGGGCGAGGGGAAGTCGCCGCGCACCGGGCGCGAGGTGAAGCTGAAGGGCAAGGTGGCGGCGAAGGGAGACCCGGGCTACGCGGCCACCGCGCGCATGCTCTCCGAGGCCGCGCTGAGCCTCGCCTTCGACGCGAA
- a CDS encoding MupA/Atu3671 family FMN-dependent luciferase-like monooxygenase, with protein sequence MTTTVESPTCFIIGEGTLVVPCAEALQERGVRILGLVTREPSLQKWAEAQGLQHVPPGDGVLPFLSATPFDWLFSIVNLSLVKDEVLRLPRRMAINFHDGPLPRYAGLNVTSWALLHREPQHGVTWHEMTSGADRGRILKQRLFDIAPNETAFSLNARCYTLGMETFAELAAELVDGRVELFDQDFSQRSYFGHAQRPEAGALVDSHGDVEDARALVAALDYGGYPNPLAFAKLWLGSAPVALSEARAVEEGSDASPGTIVAIEGDALTLAFGGGDLTLKGPKGLCGAPLSWAELLGSRNLAVGDALPPAPEALRTRLSEVGTLAGRAEAFFLGRLETLAPPDLPFLGGSAKEEGTHSLTLAASDVAAGLAPELPPEERLLFTVAAFLSRLSPEPRFDVGFSDAGTRARVSDVEGFFASQLPLRLELPMKDAPDTAAAAFHKALTQLREKGVMSRDLLGRSPQLSGLPRHLGEVAYPVALCLSAPGELRHAVPGAALTVAVDADGAQAHLLFDAARVDAGRVSELSRQLVAFLASLRESPGRPLGEHDLLGAEERALLAKWNDTRRELPEAATLHGLFHAQARRTPDATALVCRGDTLTYRELDERSDVLARHLRSEGVGRDVRVGIFMERSLEMMVGVLATHKAGGCYVPLDPAYPAERLAFMVEDSGCHLVLTQERLLPRVPRAARQVLAVDAAWERIAASEDVQTPPAGPDSLAYVIYTSGSTGRPKGVMIEHRNFVNFGLGMDERLGTERGTWLAVTSLNFDISVLELLWTLTRGFTVVIHAERHGDAQEGKYAARAMDFSLFYFSSDEGERPEGRYDLLLESARFADAHGFRAVWTPERHFHAFGGLFPNPAVTSAALAAVTRNVQLRAGSLVSPLHPTLRIAEDWAVVDNISHGRVGISFAAGWQPNDFALRPESFSDRKRIMFQQIEDVRRLWRGETLEAKSGTGGTVKLRTLPRPVQKELPVWVTTAGNPETFEEAARAGCHVLTHLLGQTPEEVAQKIALYREAWRKAGHPGQGTVTLMLHTFVGESEATVKEVVRGPMKAYLKSSVSLIKEAAWSFPAFKAQTTLSNGNFGTDNLSPEEMDALLDFSFERYFQTSSLFGSVEACVAFVDKLKGMDVDEVACLVDFGVPTELVMKHLPLLAQVLQRANASVGVKPVEGEEVDGSVPALLERHPVTHLQCTPSQASMLLAEERARAGLKRLKKMMVGGEAFPVPLARQLSEAVSGDVLNMYGPTETTIWSSTYAVKHAGEGVPIGTPIANTQLYVLDARQRPLPIGAVGELYIGGEGVVRGYHQRPELDRERFVPDPFSSRPGARMYRTGDAARWRQDGVVEFIGRLDHQVKVRGFRIELGEIEARLGEHPAVRETVVVVREDTPSDKRLVAYLIAKPGEPPAADALRDFLRARLPDYMVPQAFVTLSAFPQTPNKKVDRKALPAPEQAQARGAFTRPESETETMLAGIWQEVLKLDKVGVEDKFADLGGHSLLMVQVLEKLKSKVERPLTLVDLFRYPTIRALSTFLSGDSGEGEALKEVAARGEARAAARRTMQQRRRR encoded by the coding sequence ATGACCACGACCGTCGAGTCGCCCACCTGCTTCATCATCGGCGAGGGCACCCTCGTCGTCCCATGCGCGGAGGCGCTCCAGGAGCGGGGCGTGCGGATTCTCGGGCTCGTCACCCGCGAGCCTTCTCTCCAGAAGTGGGCGGAGGCGCAGGGCCTCCAGCATGTGCCACCCGGAGACGGGGTGTTGCCCTTCCTCTCCGCCACGCCCTTCGACTGGCTCTTCAGCATCGTCAACCTGAGCCTGGTGAAGGACGAGGTGCTGCGGCTGCCCCGCCGCATGGCCATCAACTTCCATGACGGCCCGCTGCCCCGCTACGCGGGCCTCAACGTCACCTCGTGGGCGCTGCTGCACCGCGAGCCCCAGCACGGCGTCACGTGGCACGAGATGACGTCGGGTGCGGACAGGGGGCGCATCCTCAAGCAGCGCCTCTTCGACATCGCCCCCAACGAGACGGCCTTCAGCCTCAACGCGCGCTGCTACACGCTGGGCATGGAGACGTTCGCGGAATTGGCCGCGGAGCTCGTCGACGGCCGCGTCGAGCTCTTCGACCAGGACTTCTCCCAGCGCAGCTACTTCGGGCATGCGCAGCGTCCGGAGGCGGGGGCCCTCGTGGACTCGCACGGCGACGTGGAGGATGCGCGCGCGCTGGTGGCGGCGCTCGACTACGGCGGCTATCCCAACCCGCTCGCCTTCGCGAAGCTGTGGCTGGGCAGCGCGCCGGTGGCCCTCTCCGAGGCGCGCGCGGTGGAGGAGGGCTCCGACGCGAGCCCGGGCACCATCGTCGCCATCGAAGGCGACGCGCTGACGCTGGCGTTCGGCGGCGGGGACCTCACGCTGAAGGGGCCGAAGGGACTGTGCGGCGCGCCGCTGTCGTGGGCGGAGCTGCTGGGCTCCCGCAACCTCGCGGTGGGCGACGCGCTGCCCCCGGCCCCGGAGGCGCTGCGCACCCGCCTGTCCGAGGTGGGGACGCTGGCAGGCAGGGCGGAGGCGTTCTTCCTCGGACGGCTGGAGACGCTCGCGCCTCCGGACCTGCCCTTCCTGGGGGGGAGCGCGAAGGAGGAGGGCACGCACTCGCTGACACTGGCCGCCAGCGATGTCGCCGCCGGCTTGGCCCCGGAGTTGCCGCCCGAGGAACGGCTGCTCTTCACCGTCGCGGCCTTCCTGTCGCGCCTGTCTCCGGAGCCGCGCTTCGACGTGGGCTTCAGCGATGCCGGCACGCGCGCCCGTGTGAGCGACGTGGAGGGCTTCTTCGCCTCACAGCTTCCGCTCCGGCTCGAGCTGCCCATGAAGGACGCGCCGGACACCGCCGCCGCGGCCTTCCACAAGGCGCTGACGCAGCTGCGCGAGAAGGGCGTCATGTCGCGAGACCTGCTCGGCCGCTCGCCGCAGCTCTCCGGCCTGCCGCGCCACCTGGGCGAGGTGGCGTACCCCGTGGCCCTGTGTCTCTCCGCGCCGGGGGAGTTGCGCCACGCGGTGCCCGGCGCCGCGCTCACCGTCGCCGTGGACGCGGACGGGGCGCAGGCACACCTCCTCTTCGACGCCGCGCGGGTGGACGCGGGCCGCGTCTCCGAGCTGTCGCGCCAGCTCGTCGCATTCCTCGCGTCGCTCCGGGAGTCTCCGGGTCGGCCCCTGGGGGAGCATGACTTGCTGGGCGCGGAGGAGCGCGCGCTGCTCGCGAAGTGGAATGACACCCGGCGCGAGCTGCCGGAGGCCGCCACCCTCCACGGCCTCTTCCATGCGCAGGCGCGGCGCACGCCGGACGCCACCGCCCTCGTCTGCCGTGGCGACACGCTGACCTACCGCGAGCTGGATGAGCGCAGCGACGTGCTCGCCCGCCACCTGCGGAGCGAGGGCGTGGGCCGGGACGTGCGCGTCGGCATCTTCATGGAGCGCTCGCTGGAGATGATGGTGGGCGTGCTGGCCACGCACAAGGCGGGCGGCTGCTACGTCCCGCTGGACCCGGCGTATCCGGCGGAGCGCCTCGCCTTCATGGTGGAGGACTCGGGCTGCCACCTGGTGCTGACCCAGGAGCGGTTGCTCCCGCGAGTGCCCAGGGCCGCGCGGCAGGTGCTCGCGGTGGACGCGGCGTGGGAGCGCATCGCCGCCTCCGAGGACGTGCAGACGCCCCCGGCCGGGCCCGACAGCCTCGCCTACGTCATCTACACCTCCGGCAGCACGGGCAGGCCCAAGGGGGTGATGATCGAGCACCGCAACTTCGTGAACTTCGGCCTCGGAATGGACGAGCGCCTGGGCACGGAGCGCGGCACGTGGCTCGCCGTCACCAGCCTCAACTTCGACATCTCCGTGCTGGAGTTGCTCTGGACGCTCACCCGGGGCTTCACGGTGGTCATCCACGCGGAGCGGCACGGCGACGCGCAGGAGGGGAAATACGCCGCGCGGGCCATGGACTTCAGCCTCTTCTACTTCTCCAGCGACGAAGGCGAGCGGCCCGAGGGGCGCTACGATTTGCTGCTGGAGAGCGCGCGCTTCGCGGACGCGCACGGCTTCCGTGCGGTGTGGACGCCGGAGAGGCATTTCCATGCGTTCGGTGGCTTGTTCCCCAACCCGGCCGTGACGTCGGCGGCGCTGGCGGCGGTGACGCGCAACGTGCAGCTCCGCGCGGGCAGCCTCGTGTCGCCGCTGCACCCCACGCTGCGCATCGCCGAGGACTGGGCCGTGGTGGACAACATCTCCCACGGCCGCGTGGGCATCTCCTTCGCGGCGGGCTGGCAGCCCAACGACTTCGCGCTGCGGCCGGAGAGCTTCTCGGACCGCAAGCGCATCATGTTCCAGCAGATTGAAGACGTGCGCAGGCTGTGGCGCGGCGAGACGCTGGAGGCGAAGAGCGGCACGGGCGGCACGGTGAAGTTGCGCACCCTTCCGCGCCCGGTGCAGAAGGAGTTGCCCGTCTGGGTCACCACCGCCGGCAACCCCGAGACATTCGAGGAGGCCGCGCGCGCGGGCTGCCACGTGCTGACGCACCTGCTCGGCCAGACTCCGGAGGAGGTGGCGCAGAAGATTGCCCTCTACCGCGAGGCATGGCGCAAGGCGGGCCACCCGGGGCAAGGCACCGTGACGCTGATGCTGCACACCTTCGTCGGCGAGTCTGAAGCCACGGTGAAGGAGGTGGTGCGCGGCCCGATGAAGGCCTACCTCAAGTCCTCGGTGAGCCTCATCAAGGAGGCGGCCTGGAGCTTCCCGGCGTTCAAGGCGCAGACCACGCTGTCCAACGGCAACTTCGGCACGGACAACCTCTCTCCCGAGGAGATGGACGCGCTGCTCGACTTCTCCTTCGAGCGCTACTTCCAGACGTCGAGCCTCTTCGGCAGCGTGGAGGCCTGCGTCGCCTTCGTCGACAAGCTGAAGGGCATGGACGTGGACGAGGTGGCCTGCCTCGTGGACTTCGGCGTGCCGACGGAGCTGGTGATGAAGCACCTGCCGCTGTTGGCCCAGGTGCTCCAGCGCGCCAACGCCAGCGTGGGCGTGAAGCCGGTGGAGGGCGAGGAGGTGGACGGCTCCGTGCCCGCGCTGCTGGAGCGCCACCCGGTGACGCACCTCCAGTGCACACCGTCGCAGGCGAGCATGCTGCTGGCCGAGGAGCGTGCCCGCGCGGGGTTGAAGCGGCTGAAGAAGATGATGGTGGGCGGCGAGGCCTTCCCCGTTCCGCTCGCGCGGCAACTCTCGGAAGCCGTGTCCGGCGACGTGCTCAACATGTACGGGCCCACGGAGACGACCATCTGGTCCTCGACGTACGCGGTGAAGCACGCGGGGGAGGGGGTGCCCATCGGCACGCCCATCGCCAACACGCAACTCTACGTGCTGGACGCGCGGCAGCGCCCGCTGCCCATTGGCGCGGTGGGCGAGCTGTACATCGGCGGTGAAGGCGTGGTGCGCGGCTACCACCAGCGGCCGGAACTGGACCGTGAGCGCTTCGTGCCGGACCCGTTCTCCTCGCGGCCGGGCGCGCGGATGTACCGCACGGGGGACGCGGCGCGCTGGCGGCAGGACGGGGTGGTGGAGTTCATCGGCCGGCTGGACCACCAGGTGAAGGTGCGCGGCTTCCGCATCGAGCTGGGCGAAATCGAGGCCCGGCTCGGCGAGCACCCGGCGGTGCGCGAGACGGTGGTGGTGGTGCGTGAGGACACGCCGAGTGACAAGCGGCTCGTGGCCTATCTCATCGCGAAGCCGGGCGAGCCGCCGGCCGCGGACGCACTGCGTGACTTCCTGCGCGCGCGGCTGCCGGACTATATGGTGCCGCAGGCCTTCGTCACGCTGAGTGCCTTCCCGCAGACGCCGAACAAGAAGGTGGACCGCAAGGCCCTGCCGGCCCCGGAGCAGGCGCAGGCGCGCGGTGCCTTCACCCGGCCGGAGAGCGAGACGGAGACGATGCTCGCCGGCATCTGGCAGGAGGTGCTGAAGCTCGACAAGGTGGGCGTGGAGGACAAGTTCGCCGACCTGGGTGGGCACTCGCTGCTGATGGTGCAGGTGCTGGAGAAGCTCAAGTCGAAGGTGGAGCGGCCACTGACGCTGGTGGACCTGTTCCGCTACCCCACGATTCGCGCGCTCTCCACCTTCCTCTCCGGCGACAGCGGAGAGGGCGAGGCGCTCAAGGAAGTGGCCGCGCGCGGTGAGGCCCGAGCGGCGGCCCGCCGTACCATGCAGCAGCGACGCCGGAGGTAG
- a CDS encoding alpha/beta hydrolase codes for MKRRELTVAALAAALGGAVLKLGWLDRKADAPGPFPYDGAPLASGAEARLTADGWKLSDVVGPPRQRALTRAPAPGETRWVVFFGGNGPGYLEEARSVLEALDAGRGLGLAAVAPPGFDGSPGSPSPKSLRAGAEAAVRWLVATHRPGPDAIYLVGFSMGSNAALAAAHALARDGVPARGVVLLAPFTMMDVTDKGLRGLLRTPDRYDNLSLAAAGLPPVRVLHGLADAALPPSHGEELARRLGASFHAFPGVGHAELLKHSAALAEASKSL; via the coding sequence GTGAAGCGCCGGGAGCTGACGGTGGCGGCGCTCGCGGCCGCCCTGGGAGGCGCCGTGTTGAAGCTCGGCTGGCTGGACAGGAAGGCGGATGCACCAGGGCCCTTTCCCTATGACGGCGCGCCCCTGGCCTCTGGCGCGGAGGCGCGGCTCACCGCCGACGGGTGGAAGCTGAGCGACGTCGTGGGGCCACCTCGACAGCGGGCGCTGACGCGGGCTCCCGCGCCGGGCGAGACGCGCTGGGTGGTGTTCTTCGGCGGCAACGGCCCGGGCTACCTCGAGGAGGCGCGCTCCGTGCTGGAGGCGCTGGACGCCGGACGCGGGCTGGGCCTGGCCGCGGTAGCGCCGCCGGGCTTCGACGGCTCTCCCGGCAGCCCGTCGCCGAAGTCCCTCCGTGCCGGGGCCGAGGCGGCGGTGCGCTGGCTCGTCGCCACGCACCGGCCGGGCCCTGACGCCATCTACCTCGTGGGCTTCTCCATGGGCAGCAACGCTGCGCTCGCGGCGGCGCACGCGCTGGCCAGGGACGGAGTGCCGGCGCGCGGCGTCGTCCTCCTCGCGCCCTTCACGATGATGGACGTGACGGACAAGGGGTTGCGCGGCTTGCTGCGGACCCCGGACCGCTACGACAACCTGTCGCTCGCAGCCGCGGGCCTGCCGCCGGTCCGGGTGCTGCACGGACTTGCGGACGCGGCGCTGCCTCCCTCCCATGGCGAGGAGCTCGCGCGCAGGCTGGGAGCTTCCTTCCACGCGTTTCCCGGGGTGGGGCACGCGGAGCTGCTGAAGCACTCCGCCGCCCTCGCCGAGGCCTCGAAATCCCTATGA